In Lates calcarifer isolate ASB-BC8 linkage group LG15, TLL_Latcal_v3, whole genome shotgun sequence, one genomic interval encodes:
- the cmc1 gene encoding COX assembly mitochondrial protein homolog, which yields MMEAANAEEIQLRHVEKDVLIPKLMREKAKERCAEKVEAFNHCCKESGFLMAFKCQEENSVLKECLTLHYKDPMFFEECKQEYIRDKLEFERTGIPSKNRKQKLPTSM from the exons ATGATGGAGGCAGCCAACGCAG AGGAGATCCAACTGAGACATGTGGAGAAAGATGTCCTGATCCCCAAGTTGATGAGGGAGAAAGCCAAGGAGCGCTGTGCTGAGAAAGTTGAAG CCTTCAACCACTGCTGTAAAGAGTCTGGTTTTCTCATGGCGTTTAAGTGTCAAGAGGAGAATTCAGTGCTGAAGGAATGTCTGACACTGCA CTACAAAGACCCCATGTTCTTCGAGGAGTGTAAGCAAGAGTACATCCGAGACAAACTGGAGTTTGAAAGGACGGGGATCCCATCAaagaacaggaaacaaaaactcCCCACTAGCATGTAA